The Treponema phagedenis DNA segment TAGGCGTAAATAATCAAACAGGTATCTTTGATGCATACATTGAGAGCGGTTCTAAAATAAAGCAAAAATATAAACGGATGGAAAATGGTTGGATTGCATATAATCCATATCGAGTAAATATTGGTTCAATTGGTATCAAAAAAAAAGAGCACAAATATGAATTTATTAGTCCAGCTTATGTTGTATTTAGTTGTCAAAACTCGCTATTACCCGAATATCTATTTTTGACAATGAAAACACTAAAGTTTAATAGTATAATCCGCGACAATACGACCGGTTCTGTGCGGCAAAATTTATCATATGAAAATTTGAAAACATTGCAAATCCCTCTTCCTACATTATCTGAACAACAAGCTTTAATTGATACATACAACGCAAAGTTGCAGCAAGCAGAAGACTTGGAAAAACTGGCAGAGCAAAAGAAAAAAGAAATTGAAGAATACTTATTGCAAGAATTGGGAATAGAAGAGCACGAAAATCAAAGTGTAAAAAAAGATTCTTATTTGGAATTTGTGAGATTTAAAGATATAGAGAGATGGGATTGCTATAACAATAAAAATAAAGGTCATAGTAGTTT contains these protein-coding regions:
- a CDS encoding restriction endonuclease subunit S — translated: MSTTELKYLQFVRFKDITQWDLKRYLNQLIKSRFPIVTLNEHIKEESTKYNISDPQTNYGMLGVNNQTGIFDAYIESGSKIKQKYKRMENGWIAYNPYRVNIGSIGIKKKEHKYEFISPAYVVFSCQNSLLPEYLFLTMKTLKFNSIIRDNTTGSVRQNLSYENLKTLQIPLPTLSEQQALIDTYNAKLQQAEDLEKLAEQKKKEIEEYLLQELGIEEHENQSVKKDSYLEFVRFKDIERWDCYNNKNKGHSSFYNEVPLSKILIEKPQYGAAYKAKDKASDIRYIRITDITEDGSLTDTFASADQFKEQYLLNQYDFLIARSGATVGKTFLYEEKYGKAIFAGYLIRFVLNKSMVDPYYILV